One window of the Roseovarius sp. THAF9 genome contains the following:
- a CDS encoding 4a-hydroxytetrahydrobiopterin dehydratase yields MSEKLSDTARKTTLEPLLESGWEMVEGRDAIHKTFEFANFVEAFGFMTRCAIWAEKWDHHPEWSNVYKTVEVTLTSHDVEGLSSRDTKLARKMDKLAEG; encoded by the coding sequence ATGAGCGAGAAGCTGAGCGATACTGCGCGGAAGACGACGCTGGAGCCGCTGTTGGAGAGTGGCTGGGAAATGGTCGAGGGCCGCGATGCCATCCACAAAACCTTTGAGTTCGCCAATTTCGTCGAGGCGTTCGGGTTTATGACCCGCTGCGCGATCTGGGCCGAGAAGTGGGATCACCATCCCGAGTGGTCGAATGTCTACAAGACGGTCGAGGTGACGCTGACCAGCCACGATGTGGAGGGGCTGAGTTCACGCGACACCAAGCTGGCGCGGAAGATGGACAAGTTGGCCGAAGGCTGA
- the rsmD gene encoding 16S rRNA (guanine(966)-N(2))-methyltransferase RsmD, translating to MRIIGGEFRGRRLGSVGKGDEGARLRPTSDRVRESLFNVLMARFGERVEGAAVLDLFAGTGALGLEALSRGAARAVFVESGRVGQRLIRENVALCGVADRATLVGRDARKLGAATEACGLVFLDPPYGKGLGEAALSAAMAGGWIAPGALVVWEEGGAVTVPEGLSLLDERGYGDTVIRVLEAG from the coding sequence GTGAGGATCATCGGCGGCGAGTTTCGCGGGCGGCGGCTGGGCTCGGTCGGCAAGGGGGACGAGGGCGCGCGGCTGCGGCCCACCTCGGACCGGGTGCGCGAGAGCCTGTTCAACGTGCTGATGGCGCGGTTCGGGGAGCGCGTGGAGGGCGCCGCGGTGCTGGACCTCTTTGCCGGGACCGGGGCGCTGGGGCTGGAGGCCTTGTCGCGCGGAGCGGCCCGCGCGGTGTTCGTGGAAAGCGGGCGCGTGGGACAACGGCTGATCCGGGAGAATGTTGCGCTGTGCGGTGTTGCGGACCGGGCAACGCTGGTTGGCCGGGATGCGCGCAAGCTTGGCGCGGCGACGGAGGCCTGCGGGCTGGTGTTCCTCGATCCGCCCTATGGCAAGGGGTTGGGCGAGGCGGCTTTGAGCGCGGCAATGGCCGGAGGGTGGATTGCGCCGGGGGCCTTGGTGGTTTGGGAGGAAGGCGGCGCGGTGACGGTGCCCGAAGGTTTGAGTCTGCTTGATGAGCGGGGGTACGGGGATACGGTGATCCGGGTTCTGGAGGCGGGGTAG
- a CDS encoding FAD-dependent monooxygenase, whose amino-acid sequence MDNSARANILNRMDHDSDILIVGGGLTGPALALAAAQAGLTVTVIDTLPQTVREDAAFDGRAYALALASVRLLSNIGIWPRVADSAQPMLEIKVSDGRAGEGAAPFFLHFDHAEIEEGPMGHMLEDRYLRRAFLEAMQDEDRIAQVTDTVTAQDVSPTGVTLTLASGKTLAGRIVVGSDGRASGTAQRASIARTGWDYGQTALVAAIEHELPHNGIAHQFFMPPGPLAILPLPGNVSSIVWSETEATAARFAALDDAEFMEVLRPRFGDFLGDISLRGKRFTYPLNLTLANAFVAERLALIGDAAHGMHPIAGQGLNAGLRDVGALAQVLTDATRRGEDFAASDVLARYQQWRRFDTATLAVTTDLTNRLFSNDNPLLRAARDIGMGALSAMPALRRKFIREAAGLTGDLPELMKG is encoded by the coding sequence CGCCGCAGCACAGGCTGGCCTGACCGTCACCGTGATCGACACCCTGCCCCAGACCGTGCGCGAGGATGCCGCCTTCGACGGTCGCGCCTATGCCCTGGCGCTGGCCTCGGTGCGCCTGCTGAGCAATATCGGCATCTGGCCCCGTGTTGCAGACAGCGCGCAGCCCATGCTGGAAATCAAGGTCTCCGACGGCCGCGCGGGCGAAGGGGCCGCACCCTTCTTCCTGCATTTCGACCATGCCGAGATCGAGGAAGGCCCGATGGGCCACATGCTCGAAGACCGCTACCTGCGCCGCGCCTTTCTCGAGGCGATGCAGGACGAGGATCGGATCGCCCAAGTCACCGACACCGTCACCGCACAGGACGTCTCTCCCACCGGCGTCACCCTCACGCTCGCCTCCGGCAAGACCCTCGCGGGCCGCATCGTGGTGGGCTCCGACGGGCGCGCCTCCGGCACCGCGCAGCGCGCCAGCATCGCCCGCACAGGCTGGGACTACGGCCAGACCGCACTGGTGGCCGCCATCGAACACGAGCTGCCCCATAACGGCATCGCGCACCAGTTCTTCATGCCGCCCGGGCCGCTGGCCATCCTGCCCCTGCCCGGCAATGTCAGTTCCATCGTCTGGTCCGAGACCGAGGCGACCGCCGCCCGCTTCGCCGCGCTGGATGATGCCGAGTTCATGGAGGTCCTCCGCCCCCGCTTCGGCGATTTCCTGGGCGACATCTCGCTGCGCGGCAAGCGCTTCACCTACCCGCTGAACCTGACATTGGCCAACGCCTTCGTGGCCGAACGGCTGGCCTTGATCGGCGACGCCGCCCACGGCATGCACCCCATCGCGGGCCAAGGCCTCAACGCTGGCCTGCGCGACGTGGGCGCGCTCGCCCAGGTCCTTACCGACGCCACCCGCCGAGGCGAGGATTTCGCCGCTTCCGACGTGCTCGCCCGCTACCAGCAATGGCGCCGCTTCGACACCGCAACGCTGGCGGTGACGACCGACCTCACCAACCGGCTATTTTCCAACGACAACCCCCTCCTGCGCGCCGCGCGCGACATCGGCATGGGCGCACTGTCGGCCATGCCCGCCCTGCGCCGGAAATTCATCCGCGAGGCGGCGGGCCTGACCGGCGACCTGCCGGAGTTGATGAAGGGGTGA
- a CDS encoding peroxiredoxin: protein MTITTGDKLPDATLLKMGADGPEEVALSDKTKGRKVAIFAVPGAFTPTCHSAHVPSFIRTKADFDAKGVDEIICISVNDAFVMDAWGKDTGASDAGITMLGDPQSEFTKAVGMDFTAPPVGLIDRSKRYAMLVEDGTVKVLHVEDNPGACETSAGESLLDAI, encoded by the coding sequence ATGACGATCACCACCGGCGACAAACTCCCCGATGCGACGCTGCTCAAGATGGGTGCGGACGGCCCCGAAGAGGTCGCGCTGTCCGACAAGACCAAAGGCCGCAAGGTGGCGATCTTCGCCGTTCCCGGCGCCTTCACTCCCACCTGTCACTCCGCCCACGTGCCCAGCTTCATCCGCACCAAGGCCGATTTCGACGCCAAGGGTGTGGACGAGATCATCTGCATCTCGGTCAACGACGCCTTCGTGATGGATGCTTGGGGCAAGGACACCGGCGCCAGCGACGCCGGCATCACCATGCTGGGCGACCCGCAATCGGAGTTCACCAAAGCCGTCGGCATGGACTTCACCGCACCGCCCGTCGGCCTCATCGACCGCTCCAAGCGCTATGCCATGCTGGTCGAGGATGGCACCGTGAAGGTCCTGCATGTCGAGGACAACCCCGGCGCCTGCGAGACCTCCGCCGGTGAGTCGCTGCTCGACGCGATCTGA
- a CDS encoding NAD(P)/FAD-dependent oxidoreductase, producing MSGIVVVGAGQAGSSLVAKLRALGYDGKVTLIGEEHAPPYQRPPLSKKYLLGEMELERLYLRPESFYSENMIDLRLDAAVTAIDRTDKVVVAGGQAVPYEHLVLTTGSVPRRLPPAIGGALEGVYVVRDLRDVDSMGPEFREGAKVLIVGGGYIGLEAAAVAASKGLQVTLVEMADRILQRVAANETSDYFRELHRSHGVDIREGVGLERLTGEGRVSGALLSDGTELEADFVIVGVGITPATALAEAAGVEVENGIKVDAQGRTSDPAIWAAGDCASFPYRGARLRLESVPNAIDMAECVAENIMGADKTYVPQPWFWSDQYDVKLQIAGLNVGYDRVVTRDSEGGISFWYFAGDTLLAVDAANDARAYMVGKRLIDNGKTADPAVVADPGADLKALLKA from the coding sequence ATGTCTGGGATCGTTGTCGTGGGCGCGGGGCAGGCGGGCAGTTCGCTGGTGGCGAAGCTGCGGGCGCTTGGCTATGACGGCAAGGTGACGCTGATCGGGGAAGAGCACGCACCGCCTTACCAGCGCCCGCCCCTGTCGAAGAAATACCTGCTGGGCGAGATGGAATTGGAGCGGCTCTATCTGCGGCCCGAGAGTTTCTATTCCGAGAACATGATCGACCTGCGGCTGGACGCGGCGGTGACGGCGATTGACCGGACCGACAAGGTGGTCGTCGCCGGTGGGCAGGCCGTGCCTTACGAGCATCTGGTTCTGACCACGGGGTCGGTGCCGCGGCGGTTGCCGCCAGCGATCGGCGGGGCCTTGGAGGGGGTCTATGTCGTGCGCGATCTGCGCGACGTGGACAGCATGGGGCCGGAGTTTCGCGAAGGCGCGAAGGTGCTGATCGTCGGGGGCGGCTATATCGGGCTGGAAGCCGCCGCGGTGGCCGCCTCGAAGGGGTTGCAGGTGACGCTGGTCGAAATGGCGGACCGGATCCTGCAGCGCGTGGCGGCGAATGAGACGTCGGATTATTTCCGGGAGTTGCACCGCTCGCACGGGGTGGACATTCGCGAGGGCGTCGGGCTGGAGCGGTTGACCGGCGAGGGGCGGGTCAGTGGCGCGCTGTTGAGCGACGGCACCGAGCTGGAAGCGGATTTCGTGATCGTGGGCGTGGGGATTACGCCGGCCACGGCGCTGGCCGAGGCGGCCGGTGTCGAGGTCGAGAACGGGATCAAGGTGGACGCGCAGGGGCGCACGAGCGATCCGGCGATCTGGGCCGCCGGTGATTGTGCGAGCTTTCCGTACCGGGGCGCGCGCCTGCGGCTGGAAAGCGTGCCCAATGCAATCGACATGGCGGAATGCGTGGCCGAGAACATCATGGGGGCGGACAAGACCTATGTGCCGCAACCGTGGTTCTGGTCGGATCAGTACGATGTGAAGCTGCAGATTGCCGGGCTGAACGTGGGGTATGACCGGGTGGTGACGCGCGACAGCGAGGGCGGCATTTCTTTCTGGTATTTCGCGGGCGACACGCTGTTGGCGGTGGACGCGGCCAATGATGCGCGGGCCTATATGGTGGGCAAGCGTTTGATCGACAATGGGAAAACTGCCGATCCGGCGGTGGTGGCGGACCCTGGCGCGGACCTCAAGGCGCTGTTGAAGGCGTGA
- a CDS encoding HlyD family type I secretion periplasmic adaptor subunit encodes MSDDKRSAWSVRTPMIVGVTGLLILVGGFGTWAAVTEISGAVIASGQIEVDQNRQVVQHPDGGVVAAIEVDEGDTVEAGQVLLRLDATGLRSKLAIAENQLFELQARRGRLEAERDERDEIVFPDLVRDVAARNAEVAELLDGQRRLFTARNETVASEISQLEKRRGQIRNQIEGIEAQQAAMDEQLELIEKELADQKSLLDQGLAQASRVLALQREKSRMLGQLGELAAQVAQSEGRITEIDIETLKLGTRRREEAITSLRDLQLSELELLEERRALIEQMSRLDITAPVSGVVYGLQVFALRSVIRPADPILYVVPQDRPLIINTQVNPTDIDKLFVGQEVTLRFSALDQRTTPELIGQVVQISADSFQDDATQQSYYRAEVALSEGQRERLPEDVTLIPGMPVETFIRTADRTPLAYLTKPLTDYFAKAFRE; translated from the coding sequence ATGAGCGACGACAAGCGCAGCGCGTGGTCGGTCCGCACGCCGATGATCGTGGGAGTGACCGGGCTGCTTATCCTGGTGGGCGGTTTCGGGACCTGGGCCGCGGTGACCGAGATTTCGGGTGCAGTCATTGCCAGTGGGCAGATCGAGGTCGACCAGAACCGTCAGGTGGTGCAGCACCCCGATGGCGGTGTGGTCGCGGCGATCGAGGTCGACGAGGGCGACACGGTGGAGGCCGGGCAGGTGCTGTTGCGGCTGGATGCCACCGGCTTGCGCTCGAAGCTGGCGATTGCCGAAAACCAGCTTTTCGAATTGCAGGCGCGGCGAGGACGGCTGGAGGCCGAGCGTGACGAGCGGGATGAGATCGTCTTTCCCGATCTGGTGCGCGACGTGGCGGCGCGCAATGCGGAGGTGGCCGAACTGCTGGACGGGCAGAGGCGGCTTTTCACGGCGCGCAACGAGACCGTGGCGAGCGAGATTTCCCAGTTGGAGAAACGGCGGGGGCAGATCCGCAACCAGATCGAGGGGATCGAGGCGCAGCAAGCGGCGATGGACGAGCAGCTGGAGCTGATAGAAAAGGAACTGGCCGACCAGAAATCGCTGTTGGACCAAGGGCTTGCGCAGGCTTCGCGGGTGCTGGCGCTGCAACGTGAAAAATCGCGGATGCTGGGCCAGCTGGGCGAGCTGGCCGCACAGGTGGCGCAATCCGAGGGGCGGATCACCGAGATCGATATCGAGACCCTGAAACTGGGCACGCGGCGCCGGGAGGAGGCGATTACCAGTTTGCGCGACTTACAGTTAAGTGAGCTGGAATTGCTGGAGGAGCGGCGTGCGCTGATCGAACAGATGAGCCGGCTGGACATCACCGCGCCGGTGAGCGGGGTGGTTTACGGGCTTCAGGTCTTTGCGCTGCGGTCGGTTATCCGGCCGGCCGATCCGATCCTTTACGTGGTGCCGCAAGACCGTCCGCTGATCATCAACACGCAGGTGAACCCCACGGATATCGACAAGCTGTTCGTGGGACAGGAGGTGACGCTGCGGTTTTCCGCGCTGGACCAGCGGACGACGCCGGAGCTGATCGGGCAGGTGGTACAGATATCGGCCGATTCGTTTCAGGACGATGCGACGCAGCAAAGCTATTACCGGGCCGAGGTCGCGCTGAGCGAAGGCCAGCGGGAGCGTCTGCCGGAGGATGTGACGCTGATCCCCGGCATGCCGGTCGAGACCTTCATCCGCACCGCCGACCGCACGCCGCTGGCATACCTGACGAAACCGCTGACGGATTACTTCGCCAAGGCGTTTCGCGAGTAG
- a CDS encoding RidA family protein, which yields MGKFEDKLAEMGVTLPEAAAPAANYVPYVQVGDILYVSGQLPKLGDEMMIGKLGDDMDVAAGAEAAKACAINLLAQVKAACGGDLDRLKRVVKLGGFVNSTPDFTEQPQVINGASDFIGEALGDAGKHARAAVSSPALPFGVAVEIEGVFQIG from the coding sequence ATGGGGAAATTCGAGGACAAGCTGGCTGAGATGGGCGTAACGCTGCCCGAGGCAGCGGCACCGGCGGCGAATTACGTGCCGTATGTGCAGGTGGGTGACATACTGTACGTTTCGGGTCAGTTGCCGAAGCTGGGCGACGAGATGATGATCGGCAAGCTGGGCGACGACATGGACGTGGCCGCGGGCGCCGAGGCGGCGAAGGCTTGTGCGATCAACCTGCTGGCGCAGGTCAAGGCGGCGTGCGGCGGTGACCTAGACCGGCTGAAGCGGGTGGTGAAGCTGGGCGGGTTCGTGAATTCGACTCCGGACTTTACCGAGCAGCCGCAGGTGATCAATGGTGCGTCGGATTTCATCGGCGAGGCGCTGGGTGACGCGGGCAAACACGCGCGCGCGGCCGTGTCGTCGCCGGCGCTGCCCTTTGGCGTGGCGGTCGAGATCGAAGGCGTGTTTCAGATCGGATGA
- a CDS encoding glycerophosphodiester phosphodiesterase family protein translates to MSRLDPEFLRAPLAHRALHDVSDCRPENSRAAIAAAMAHGYGIEIDLQLSRDGAAMVFHDYDLRRLTGQAGPVQQRDAAELGRISLLGGDEGIPALPEVLELVAGRVPLLIELKDQQGQMGQTDGRLEAATAVALRGYAGPVAVMSFNPEMMIAMRDLAPDVVRGIVSCDYAVDDWPLLRADVQERLRDIPDYERAGACFVSHQAQDLGRARVAELQGKGADVLCWTIRSPEEEAEARRVAQNITFEGYLPAIPA, encoded by the coding sequence ATGAGCCGGCTGGACCCGGAATTTCTGCGCGCGCCGCTGGCGCATCGGGCTTTGCATGATGTGAGCGACTGCCGGCCCGAAAATTCGCGCGCGGCGATCGCGGCGGCGATGGCCCATGGCTATGGCATCGAGATCGATCTGCAACTCAGCCGCGACGGCGCTGCCATGGTGTTTCACGACTATGACCTCAGGCGTCTGACCGGGCAGGCCGGGCCGGTGCAGCAGCGGGACGCGGCGGAGCTGGGCCGAATCTCGCTGCTGGGCGGGGACGAGGGAATACCGGCGTTGCCGGAGGTGCTGGAGCTGGTGGCGGGGCGCGTGCCGCTTTTGATCGAGTTGAAGGACCAGCAGGGTCAGATGGGCCAGACCGACGGGCGACTGGAGGCCGCGACGGCAGTGGCGCTGCGAGGCTATGCCGGGCCGGTGGCGGTGATGTCGTTCAACCCCGAGATGATGATAGCGATGCGCGACCTTGCGCCCGACGTGGTGCGCGGCATCGTGAGTTGCGATTATGCTGTGGACGACTGGCCCCTTTTGCGTGCTGACGTGCAGGAGCGATTGCGCGATATCCCGGACTATGAGCGCGCGGGGGCGTGTTTTGTCAGCCATCAGGCGCAGGACCTGGGCCGGGCCCGGGTTGCGGAATTGCAGGGCAAGGGCGCGGATGTGCTGTGCTGGACGATCCGGTCGCCGGAAGAGGAAGCAGAGGCACGGCGCGTGGCGCAAAACATCACCTTCGAGGGATACCTTCCGGCAATTCCCGCTTGA
- a CDS encoding GNAT family N-acetyltransferase produces the protein MDGGSVLVSVYESLGDVAQAEWDACACPEAEDGGRAEDPFTTYRFLKALEDSGSVGAGTGWQPHYMVAEMDDQVIACAPLYVKSHSQGEYIFDHNWGHAYERAGGRYYPKLQMAVPFTPVTGRRMLTRPGYEQPGRDALMQAAVSIGDRNELSSLHVTFCTEFEREVGTQMGLLPRITQQFHWLNRGYESFDDFLESLSSRKRKNIRKERAQAQGFGGEIVQLTGDAIRPEHWEAFWEFYQDTGARKWGMPYLTRKFFDLAQERLRDDILLVLALEDGVPVAGALNMIGRDALYGRYWGCAAHHPAMHFELCYYQAIDYAIEHGLSRVEAGAQGEHKLARGYLPVETHSLHWFRDPPFSDAVARYLEAEREAVADDIEILTSFGPFRKANVEEQE, from the coding sequence ATGGATGGCGGATCGGTCCTTGTGAGCGTCTACGAAAGCCTGGGCGACGTGGCGCAGGCCGAGTGGGATGCGTGCGCCTGCCCCGAGGCCGAGGATGGGGGTCGGGCGGAGGACCCGTTCACCACATACCGTTTTCTGAAGGCGCTGGAGGACAGCGGCTCGGTCGGGGCCGGCACGGGATGGCAGCCGCATTACATGGTGGCGGAGATGGACGACCAGGTGATCGCCTGCGCGCCGCTTTACGTGAAGAGCCACAGCCAGGGCGAGTACATCTTCGACCACAACTGGGGCCATGCCTATGAACGCGCCGGCGGGCGATACTATCCCAAGCTGCAGATGGCGGTGCCCTTCACGCCGGTGACAGGACGGCGGATGCTGACCCGGCCGGGGTACGAGCAGCCGGGGCGCGATGCGCTGATGCAGGCCGCGGTCAGCATCGGGGACCGCAACGAGCTGTCGTCGCTGCATGTCACCTTCTGCACCGAGTTCGAGCGGGAAGTGGGCACGCAGATGGGCCTGTTGCCGCGGATTACCCAGCAGTTTCACTGGTTGAACCGTGGATACGAGAGCTTCGACGACTTTCTGGAAAGCCTGAGTTCGCGCAAGCGCAAGAACATCCGCAAGGAGCGGGCGCAGGCGCAGGGCTTTGGCGGCGAGATCGTGCAATTGACCGGCGACGCGATCCGGCCCGAGCACTGGGAGGCGTTCTGGGAGTTCTACCAGGACACCGGGGCGCGCAAATGGGGGATGCCGTACCTGACGCGCAAGTTCTTTGACCTCGCACAGGAGCGTCTGCGGGACGACATCCTGCTGGTCTTGGCGCTGGAGGACGGCGTGCCCGTGGCGGGCGCGCTGAACATGATCGGGCGCGACGCGCTTTATGGCCGGTACTGGGGCTGTGCGGCGCATCACCCTGCGATGCATTTCGAGTTGTGTTACTATCAGGCGATTGATTATGCCATCGAACACGGGCTGTCCCGTGTCGAGGCCGGCGCGCAGGGCGAGCACAAGCTGGCCCGCGGATACCTGCCGGTCGAGACCCATTCGCTGCACTGGTTTCGTGACCCGCCTTTTTCGGATGCCGTGGCGCGTTATCTTGAGGCAGAGCGAGAGGCCGTGGCGGATGACATCGAAATCCTGACGAGCTTCGGCCCGTTCAGGAAAGCAAACGTGGAGGAGCAGGAATGA